One part of the Pseudomonadota bacterium genome encodes these proteins:
- a CDS encoding zf-TFIIB domain-containing protein, with product MSDTTCPGCGLAYDLTSYRPGQRCRCRCGQVLIAPDAAPPPKIARTIHCSACGGNLAPGRPDCPYCNALVDLTDARMTTYCCACLSMNKEGAAYCSDCGAPIVEAVEAPEPTEAECPRCRALLRRRDVLGYKPLECPMCCGLFVASSELESLIEEQKDKGEIATVTRQAPERASLVIEDVAYLKCPLCETRMNRVNYGRLSGVIIDTCKAHGHWLDPGELEKIARWVATGGLEKLRKREVEELRAERERLSSAQIAAAAAPSRVSGYEFDAGFWGGWAIARILRGLFG from the coding sequence ATGAGCGACACCACGTGCCCGGGCTGCGGCCTCGCCTACGACCTGACGTCGTACCGCCCCGGCCAACGGTGCCGGTGCCGCTGCGGGCAGGTGCTCATCGCGCCGGACGCCGCCCCGCCACCGAAGATCGCGCGCACGATCCACTGCTCGGCGTGCGGCGGCAACCTCGCCCCGGGCCGGCCCGACTGCCCGTACTGCAACGCCCTCGTCGACCTGACCGACGCGCGGATGACCACCTACTGTTGCGCCTGCCTGTCGATGAACAAGGAGGGCGCCGCGTACTGCTCCGACTGCGGCGCGCCGATCGTCGAGGCGGTCGAGGCGCCGGAGCCGACGGAGGCCGAGTGCCCGAGGTGCCGCGCGCTCCTGCGCCGAAGGGACGTCCTGGGTTACAAGCCGCTCGAGTGCCCGATGTGCTGCGGCCTGTTCGTCGCATCGTCCGAGCTCGAGTCGCTCATCGAGGAGCAGAAGGACAAGGGCGAGATCGCCACGGTGACGCGCCAAGCACCCGAGCGCGCCTCTCTCGTGATCGAGGATGTCGCGTACCTCAAGTGCCCTCTGTGCGAGACGAGGATGAACCGCGTGAACTACGGCCGTCTGTCCGGCGTGATCATCGACACCTGCAAGGCGCACGGGCACTGGCTCGACCCGGGCGAGCTCGAGAAGATCGCGCGATGGGTCGCCACGGGCGGGCTCGAGAAGCTGCGCAAGCGGGAGGTGGAGGAGCTGCGCGCCGAGCGGGAGCGGCTCTCCTCCGCGCAGATCGCGGCGGCAGCGGCGCCCTCCCGGGTGTCCGGTTACGAGTTCGACGCCGGCTTCTGGGGCGGCTGGGCGATCGCGCGCATCCTGCGCGGCCTGTTCGGCTGA
- the aqpZ gene encoding aquaporin Z, with translation MSLMKRSFAELIGTFWLVFGGCGAAMLACGIPDVGIGYVGVALAFGLTVLTMAFAIGHISGCHLNPAVSLGLVVGGRFPAKELPAYVIAQLVGATIGAAVLYAIVSGQADFKDIGGFAANGYGEHSPSGYSMVAALIAEAVLTYIFLIVILGSTDPRAPAGLAPVAIGLCLTLIHLISIPVTNTSVNPARSTSQAIFVGGWALQQLWLFWVAPLVGAALAGATYHVFKAKKA, from the coding sequence ATGTCATTGATGAAGAGGTCGTTCGCCGAGCTCATCGGGACGTTCTGGCTCGTGTTCGGCGGTTGCGGCGCCGCGATGCTGGCCTGCGGTATCCCGGACGTCGGGATCGGCTACGTGGGCGTCGCCCTCGCGTTCGGGCTCACGGTGCTGACCATGGCGTTCGCCATCGGCCACATCTCCGGCTGCCACCTGAACCCGGCCGTGTCGCTCGGCCTGGTCGTCGGCGGCCGGTTTCCGGCCAAGGAGCTGCCGGCCTACGTGATCGCGCAGCTCGTGGGCGCGACGATCGGCGCCGCGGTCCTTTACGCGATCGTGTCGGGCCAGGCCGACTTCAAGGACATCGGGGGCTTCGCGGCGAACGGCTACGGCGAGCACTCGCCGAGCGGGTACTCCATGGTCGCGGCGCTCATCGCCGAGGCCGTGCTGACTTACATCTTCCTGATCGTCATCCTCGGCTCGACCGATCCGCGCGCGCCGGCCGGTCTGGCGCCTGTCGCGATCGGCCTCTGCCTGACGCTCATCCACCTCATCAGCATCCCGGTGACGAACACCTCCGTGAACCCTGCGCGGTCCACGAGCCAGGCGATCTTCGTCGGCGGCTGGGCGCTCCAGCAGCTCTGGCTGTTCTGGGTGGCGCCGCTCGTCGGCGCGGCGCTGGCCGGCGCGACGTACCACGTGTTCAAAGCCAAGAAGGCGTGA
- the metG gene encoding methionine--tRNA ligase, translating to MGRTVYFTTPIYYVNAEPHIGHLYTTVLADTLKRFHKMMGDDVYFLTGTDEHGEKIQQVADKQGITAQALVDRVSQKFQDTWAALGIDNDDFIRTTEPRHERFVREILRQVHASGDIYFAEYTGLYCVGCERHMNLSELVDGMCPDHKTKPAEVKESNYFFRMGKYQDRLRAAIEADEIRIRPERYKNEVLSFLGQKLEDLCISRPKTRLSWGIDLPFDDKFVTYVWYDALLNYPSALAASPQGDLRARYWPVCNHLIAKDILKTHAIYWPTMLMSAGIELPKRLDVHGYWLSGESKMSKSLGNVVRPLEFDERFQEHGGIEALRYFFFREMKFGTDSSFTYELFVERYNAELANGLGNLLSRTASMVGKYLGGALPELPAAAAATEPAGRTRAAVERYAELFEARAFHTAIEDVRAAIGAADVFITQKEPWKLAKQPDKRAELELVLYTALEVVRIAAVLLSPVMPRKCREILDYLGEARPLDGSAPFAELAAFGGLKPGYVLSGEVPKFPRIDLAALDVAASAKATASLTTLEQPIGPEITIDEFAKADLRVGVIREGGLVEGADKLVRLMIDLGEGRLRQIFAGIRAAYPDPAKLVGRKVIVVANLKPRQMKFGLSEGMVLAASGGGKKRLCAATFDAALEPGDKVT from the coding sequence ATGGGTCGAACGGTCTACTTCACGACGCCCATCTACTACGTCAACGCGGAGCCGCACATCGGCCACCTGTACACGACGGTGCTCGCGGACACGCTCAAGCGGTTCCACAAGATGATGGGCGACGACGTCTACTTCCTCACCGGCACGGACGAGCACGGCGAGAAGATCCAGCAGGTCGCCGACAAGCAGGGGATCACGGCCCAGGCGCTCGTCGACCGCGTGTCGCAGAAGTTCCAGGACACCTGGGCCGCACTCGGGATCGACAACGACGACTTCATCCGCACCACGGAGCCGCGCCACGAGCGGTTCGTCCGGGAGATCCTGCGGCAGGTGCACGCGTCGGGCGACATCTACTTCGCCGAGTACACCGGCCTCTATTGCGTCGGGTGCGAGCGGCACATGAACCTGTCGGAGCTCGTGGACGGGATGTGCCCGGATCACAAGACGAAGCCCGCGGAGGTGAAGGAGTCCAACTACTTCTTCCGCATGGGCAAGTACCAGGATCGGCTCCGCGCCGCGATCGAGGCGGACGAGATCCGGATCCGACCGGAGCGGTACAAGAACGAGGTGCTCTCGTTCCTCGGGCAGAAGCTCGAGGATCTGTGCATCTCGCGGCCGAAGACGCGGCTCTCGTGGGGCATCGACCTGCCGTTCGACGACAAGTTCGTGACGTACGTGTGGTACGACGCGCTGCTCAACTACCCGTCCGCGCTCGCGGCGTCGCCGCAGGGCGACCTCCGCGCCCGGTACTGGCCGGTGTGCAACCACCTCATCGCCAAGGACATCCTGAAGACGCACGCGATCTACTGGCCGACCATGCTCATGTCCGCCGGAATAGAGCTCCCGAAGCGGCTCGACGTGCACGGGTACTGGCTCTCGGGCGAGTCGAAGATGTCCAAGTCGCTCGGCAACGTCGTGCGGCCGCTCGAGTTCGACGAGCGGTTCCAGGAGCACGGCGGCATCGAGGCGCTGCGCTACTTCTTCTTCCGCGAGATGAAGTTCGGCACCGACTCGAGCTTCACGTACGAGCTGTTCGTCGAAAGGTACAACGCGGAGCTCGCGAACGGGCTCGGCAACCTCCTGTCGCGCACGGCGTCGATGGTGGGCAAGTACCTGGGCGGAGCGCTCCCCGAGCTCCCGGCGGCCGCCGCGGCGACCGAGCCGGCGGGCCGTACCCGGGCCGCGGTCGAGAGGTACGCGGAGCTGTTCGAAGCGCGCGCCTTCCACACGGCGATCGAGGACGTGCGGGCGGCGATCGGGGCCGCGGACGTCTTCATCACGCAGAAGGAGCCCTGGAAGCTCGCCAAGCAGCCGGACAAGCGCGCCGAGCTCGAGCTCGTGCTGTACACGGCGCTCGAGGTCGTGCGGATCGCCGCCGTGCTCCTCTCGCCCGTCATGCCGCGCAAGTGCCGCGAGATCCTCGACTACCTCGGCGAGGCGCGGCCGCTCGACGGGTCGGCGCCGTTCGCCGAGCTCGCCGCGTTCGGCGGCTTGAAGCCGGGGTACGTGCTCTCGGGCGAGGTGCCGAAGTTTCCGAGGATCGACCTGGCCGCTCTGGACGTGGCCGCCTCCGCCAAGGCTACGGCGAGCTTGACGACGCTCGAGCAGCCGATCGGGCCGGAGATCACGATCGACGAGTTCGCGAAGGCGGATCTGCGCGTCGGCGTGATCCGCGAAGGCGGCCTCGTCGAGGGTGCGGACAAGCTCGTGCGCCTGATGATCGACCTCGGCGAAGGAAGGCTGCGGCAGATCTTCGCCGGGATCCGCGCCGCGTACCCGGACCCCGCGAAGCTCGTCGGGCGGAAGGTGATCGTCGTCGCGAACCTCAAGCCGCGGCAGATGAAGTTCGGCCTCTCCGAGGGGATGGTGCTCGCCGCGAGCGGCGGCGGCAAGAAGCGCCTCTGCGCCGCGACGTTCGACGCCGCCCTCGAGCCGGGCGACAAGGTCACCTGA
- the asnS gene encoding asparagine--tRNA ligase, whose amino-acid sequence MTETIKQILGSEAPRAGVVVEGWVRTARQSKGVAFLELNDGSSMGNLQAVVVEGTADFGIASGIGLGAAVRIEGELVASPAKGQRVELQAERVTLVGDCAPDYPLQKKRHSFEFLRTIAHLRPRARTFGAVFRVRHALQMAIHSFFDARGFIQVHAPIITTSDAEGAGQMFRVTCLDPKSPPLLDGAVDFSQDFFGKPAALTVSGQLEAEVFALAFRNVYTFGPTFRAENSNTSRHAAEFWMIEPEMAFCDLRGDMALAEEFIRSIVRAVLERCPEEVDFFDELIEKGLRARLEALVAASFEAMTYTEAVGRLEKADRKFEFPVHWGADLQSEHERYLTEEVVGRPLFLIDYPKEIKAFYMRANDDGKTVAAMDLLVPHVGEIIGGSQREERLAALEAQIARFGLEKEDYWWYLDLRRYGGVPHAGFGLGFERALMYVTGMQNIRDVIPFARTPGSAEF is encoded by the coding sequence ATGACCGAGACGATCAAGCAGATCCTGGGTTCCGAGGCGCCGCGCGCGGGCGTCGTCGTCGAGGGGTGGGTGCGCACGGCGCGCCAGAGCAAGGGCGTCGCCTTCCTCGAGCTGAACGACGGATCCTCGATGGGCAACCTCCAGGCGGTCGTCGTAGAGGGAACGGCGGACTTCGGGATCGCGTCCGGGATCGGCCTCGGCGCCGCGGTGCGGATCGAGGGCGAGCTCGTCGCGTCCCCGGCCAAGGGCCAGCGCGTGGAGCTCCAGGCCGAGCGCGTCACGCTGGTGGGCGACTGCGCGCCCGACTACCCGCTGCAGAAGAAGCGCCACTCGTTCGAGTTCCTGCGGACGATCGCGCACCTGCGGCCACGGGCGCGGACCTTCGGCGCCGTGTTCCGCGTGCGGCACGCGCTCCAGATGGCCATCCACAGCTTCTTCGACGCGCGCGGCTTCATCCAGGTGCACGCGCCGATCATCACCACCTCGGACGCCGAGGGCGCGGGCCAGATGTTCCGCGTCACCTGCCTCGATCCCAAGTCGCCGCCGCTCCTCGACGGCGCGGTCGACTTCTCGCAGGACTTCTTCGGCAAGCCGGCGGCGCTGACGGTGAGCGGGCAGCTCGAGGCCGAGGTGTTCGCGCTCGCGTTCCGTAACGTCTACACGTTCGGCCCGACGTTCCGCGCCGAGAACTCCAACACCTCGCGCCACGCGGCCGAGTTCTGGATGATCGAGCCGGAGATGGCGTTCTGCGATCTGCGCGGGGACATGGCGCTCGCCGAGGAGTTCATCCGCTCGATCGTGCGCGCCGTGCTCGAGAGGTGCCCGGAGGAGGTCGACTTCTTCGACGAGCTCATCGAGAAGGGGCTGCGCGCGAGGCTCGAGGCGCTCGTGGCGGCGTCGTTCGAGGCGATGACGTACACCGAGGCGGTCGGCCGGCTCGAGAAGGCGGACCGGAAGTTCGAATTCCCGGTGCACTGGGGCGCGGATCTGCAGTCCGAGCACGAGCGGTACCTGACCGAGGAGGTCGTGGGCAGGCCGCTGTTCCTGATCGACTACCCCAAGGAGATCAAGGCATTCTACATGCGCGCGAACGACGACGGGAAGACCGTCGCGGCGATGGATCTCCTCGTGCCGCACGTGGGCGAGATCATCGGCGGCTCGCAGCGAGAGGAGCGGCTCGCCGCGCTCGAGGCGCAGATCGCGCGGTTCGGCCTCGAGAAGGAAGACTACTGGTGGTACCTCGATCTGCGCCGGTACGGCGGCGTGCCGCACGCCGGGTTCGGGCTCGGCTTCGAGCGCGCGCTCATGTACGTCACCGGCATGCAGAACATCCGCGACGTGATCCCGTTCGCCCGCACGCCGGGCTCCGCGGAGTTTTGA